The Leopardus geoffroyi isolate Oge1 chromosome C3, O.geoffroyi_Oge1_pat1.0, whole genome shotgun sequence genomic interval CAAGTATAATTAAAtagtttagtttaattttaaattacatgcagggatgggatgcctgggtggctcagtcagtaaagcgtctgactttggctcaggtggtgatctttcgagttttgagtttgagccccgagtcggggtctgtgctgacagctctgagcctggagcctgcttcggattctgtatctccctctctctctgcccctcccatgctcatgctctgtctctctctgtctctcaataataaataaacgttaaaaaaaattaaaacaaaattacatgcAGGGACGACTGATCTACAAAAATTAGTATGTGCAAGACAAACTTTTTGTACACTTGgaggaattattttcttcctgtttgagttacACTTTGGTAAGAGAATTACTATTTCTAACCtcatgaaagaaatgaaacattctaAATTTAATTATACTAAACATGGCTAAGATACTTCAATTAGAAATGACAGATAATACTCTGTGTCCCAACTCAAGAGAGTTTGAGCATTCCTGATTCCTTCTAGGAGTTGCTCATCTCAAATAGGTGATAACATAATCTTCATTATGCTTCGGGAGACTCGCTGAATTCAATTAATTAGTTGTGCTTTTTAAGGCTTAACCCACATTTGTGCAGGTAGTTCTTTAATTAAACAAGAAAAGCATCCCATCTTCCAGAAGTAGATGAAGGCTGCAGTTCTCTAAAAGGTGCTGTCAGTAGATTACATTGTTAGAAAACTAACTTTCCCTCAACAGAAACAATTCATCTCCTTAAAACTGAAAATAGTATTATAATTCCTGGAGTTGGTAATTACCTATTAGGGGCTTGgctactaaattttaaaatatactaaaacagCTACACATATTCGTTTGTTTTCTGGGGGCttgtatgaaaatgaaaatgtagatgACGTATTTCTACAAACAAACCTTCAGTCTGAATTTCActtcatttgaaataaattaatttacaaacCAACATCTCAGAGTAGATAAATACCACTGCACAAATTTGTCCAGGTCAAACTTAAGAAGGACAATAAAAGACGTTTAGaataaatgttctattttcttctcgcaataaagtttcttttttgtgtcttgGAATCTAGTCATGAAGATAAGCAGAGCAGCTACACCAGAGACCATAGGAAGTCATGATACAGCTGAGTTTCAAACGCAAACTGAAGTCAACACCAGGTGGCCCACTGTGTgcacatatttgtatatgtttatgtctggatgcatacatatttatgtacaAAAGTGAATAttccacccactttcccctttaaATAGGAGCACACACAGGATTTATAGTCATTAATTAGCTCCAAATCGGACAGAAAGATCTCCCTCCCGTAAGTATGGCTTCTGTATAGGCATCTCTGGTGTCACTTGGGATCTATGAAAAGAAGATGGCGGGCTGGATGTCAatctttttgaaacattttacttggggattattttttctttttgagatgtaattcatatactatacattcatctttttaaaatgcacaattcagtggttttggtATATTCAGAAagctgtacaaccatcaccactcgcctaattccagaaaatttttgTGTTTAGGGGTTCTAAAATTTAAACTTACACCTACATAATTCATCTCTTTCTTTGTGGTTGAGATTTCAGTGTTAGATTCAGGTGTGTTTGGTGACATAACTTGAAAATGTAGATATCTGCATAtgccataaaaatagacacaaaacaCATATTTGGACACAGCCAGAATGTGACCTCCTCATTGTTGAGTCTTTAATCCTATCTCTGGCTTCCACACAAGAGCCCTTTTTGTTTGCCGAGAGAAACAGCATCAAACTGAAAAATCTCtcagaatattttattgtatgtatgaCATTTatgggcctttaaaaaaaaaaagtgacacaacTTTCCTAACTCCCTTGCCATAGAGTAAGCTAGGGGGTAGATGTGGCATTTTAAGCAATATGGATCTTCATGGGTGAGGAGGGGTTGTTAGTGAGCTGGCAGGTAGGACTTCTGGCTGGATGCCCATAATGATGCTTCTAAATTATTCTTAAGAATTTACACAACACTAGGTTCCCAGCCCAAGATCTATGAATTATAAAGTGCTCATGCCGGGGACACAGATCTTATTCTTGACTGGACTAAAGTCAGAAGATGCTAAGTGGTATTTCCTAGAACACTTTCCTACTTTCAGGTAATTTTCACTAGCTTCTTAACTGCCTATCTGAAAGAACAAATCTGTTAATGGATGGAAACTATGTTGTCAACTGTCACCTCGAAAATGTGATTATAATTTGAGGACTATAACTTTATCAAGTATATCGCCAATATAAATGTTTAGCTACTATTAAAGGGGTATAGAAATATTAGTTAGATGTACTGACAAGCTATtacaataatacaaaataaatagctATAGAGGGTATCTGCTATGTGTACGAAGAACAGGCCATCACACTCAAAGTTAAAAGTATAtctgttttcaaaacaaaaacaaaaagtttaatttCACTTTGGTCCCTCAGTAAAACTGGCACACACTAACGGTCTTAATGTGTgataagtactttttaaaacataataagcCTTGTGCCGTTTGTATAGCTCTACTCTGACACAAAAAGGATTAAAGAAGCAATACCAAGTTCAGCCCCAGAcggattttaaatatataacttgAGCCTTCCGTTTTCCTCTCTTCTATTTTAAAGCATTCTTCCCAGATTTTATTTGATGGCAACTAAGAAAATTAGAATGATACAAGCAGTAGGAGGGCTTCGTTTTGGATccttaagaatattttataattactgcTTCAAGCCTTTTTAAAGCAGCATGCTACATGAGCTACGTGAAAACTGGTTTTattgggaggtggtggtggtgggaattAGCTGCAAACTGTATTCTGTGAGCACCTTAAGTGTTAACAGTTATCTGCCACAGCAGTACGGGGGAATCTTATTATCACTCCTGTAGCCAGTTCGAGAAACAAGGAGAGAAACGTCAGGTTATGGGGCAGCAGTACTACTTGGGAGAAATGTGAAATAGGGAAGTGGGGGACTGGAGGAACAGACCCCCAAAGGGGCTATGACTCTAGTCACAGCTGGGTAATTGGAGGAGTTGGCCTAGTGAGGCTAATAACAACCGTTTCTCGAACACCAATCACGTGCTAGGTATGTGACACACAAAATCCCTCATCTTTACAAGTCATTCAAGGAAATGCCTAAACTACatgcttcacagaggaggaagaagttCACTAACAGCCCAAGCTGCTGAACAACGGGGTAGATATTGAAACCCCTAATGTGGATTCCAAATCCTAcaatggtgtttttgttttttgaaagccaggatttgaactcaggcctgACCACAAAATCCACATACTGCTGCCGCCACGCCCCACtccgagccccccacccccacgctaTTCAGTTCAGCAGCAAGGACAAGCCGTTCTGTGACTACAGCTGCCCATGTGTTTCCGACCACATAAAGGCAACCGGAGTCACAGAGGTACAAGTCACCCTGTTGTGGGCGATCTGACAATGCGACCCCAGTATATTATTTGGTAGGCTATTCTGGCATTGGTGATGCTCTGTGTGAAAATGCAATATTCTCTAATCCTAATGTTACTGACATGCAGAGGGAGGGAACCATTATGCACCTGTAGGAATCTGAGgaattaaaaacatgttcaaGGGACAATAATATTACAGTTggaaaaaataagttcaaaatcaGTGTTTCCCCAACACTGCATCATGGGAACAGTGCTGCTAATTACCACTGAAGAGATGGATCTCTGTGAATGGCcccatggaaaataaaatactacagtTAACTAAGATATTAAATTGAAATCACTGATTCTGAAACTGCATACTGTAGTGAAATGTCACTTGTTTCTCATAAATTTGTAGAAATAAATGTTGCAACAAACACCAATACTGTGCTCCATTAAcctttgtgggttttatttttccttccaaatgagtttgtatttttaacatttgccaCAGACAGAGGAAAGTCTGAAACATTCTGGTGCCAGTCTTGGAACAGTTCACCTTCTAACAGTCTTTGTGGATGTGACCACGCACAGCTAAAACAGTACtttgccattttcctttttttctcatttttgaaagtaGTTGATagccactttctttctttttcccctctctttctctcagcttcttatGAAGACTCCCAGTATAAATGCAACAGGTGGAGTTTCCTACAAATatacaaactgaaagaaaagaaatattatggTTGGCTACTCAAGAGTTtcctgaaatgaaaacatacctgGACATTTATCATGGTCAGAGAGCATCTAAGTCAATCAAAAGGGAGCAGAGGACACTGAACTTGCCACACTTACTGCGACCTTAGGGTGCAGAAGGCACTTTGCTCTGACGGGTGACCCCTGCCGCCCATACCTTGTATCTATCCATTGGGTCTTCTTGTTGCAGCTGACTCTCTCGCATTGTCTGATattctttctcatatttcttcagtttcttggTCGGTACCTGCAGGGATTAGAGAAAAAGCACGTTAGACAAGGCGATTctttaggaaaacattttctgatgTGTTTCCCACTTAAGTCTCTGGCATTCTAATGGAGCACACCCAACTcaaaggagagggggaagaagtCTAGACTCTAGAGCAAGAATCTGCaacctttttctgtaaaggtccagATAGTGTATTTTAGGCTTGGTGGGCCAAATAGTCTAGGTCACGGCTTCCCTACTCTGTTGTTACTGCACAAAAAGCTGCCACAAGTGACACATAAACAAATCAGAGTGGTTGTGTTCCAACaacactttatttacaaacatggGCTACAGTCCGTCCATTTCTGTTCTGCAATATTGTTACGTCACAACTTTTCTTGTAAATGTATTTAACAGTGCTATTAACTCTAAATACTTTTAAGTAACATTCATTCATACCCTTCTACcaggttaaaaatgaaaattattttataaaaataaaaaaactgagcAACAAAAACGTATTTAAATAGTCAATATACCATCCAGCGAGAAAGAAGATTCTACAGTTTGTCACTGAAAACTCCCAAGAAATAACAGAATCATTGTGCTGTAATGAGATAATAGAAAATCATCGAAACAACTCATCTATTTCTTGCTAAAATTGTGTCATCTTTAAAAGACAGTAGTCTGTTTACTGGAAAAAGACTAGATCTTACAGAATCttcaaattctaaaaataaacaaataagcttaaCATAGTATAAAGGTCATAGAATTTGGCACTAGATGGATCAAAGTCTGAatgcctaccttttttttttttattattaactatgAAACCTCTTGGCAAACCGGTATTTAACCTCTCTTAGCctgaatttcttcatctgtaatatgCCAGGCAAACAAATTTCTCCTTCAAAATGTCTGTCAGAATTAAATGCTGTAACACAGGCAAAGTATCTAAAATATTGTGTGGTTCCtggatatttattattattattattattattattattattattattatgtttaacgttttatttatttttgagagagggagagacagagcatgaacaggggagggtcagagagagggagacacagaatctgaaacaggctccaggctctgagctgtcagcacagagcccgatgcggggctcgaactcacggaccgcgagatcatgacctgagccgaagtcggccgcttaaccgactgagccacccaggcgcccctattattattatttttaatgtttatttatttttgagagagacagagacagagtgtgagtaggggcagggcagggacagagagagtgggagacatagaatccgaagcaggctccaggctctgcactgtcagcacagagtctgacgggggcttgaact includes:
- the RABGAP1L gene encoding rab GTPase-activating protein 1-like isoform X16; this encodes MMEEISIMVAYDAHVFSQLHDEDFLTSLVAISKPRSMVPTKKLKKYEKEYQTMRESQLQQEDPMDRYKFVYL